In the genome of Phycodurus eques isolate BA_2022a chromosome 11, UOR_Pequ_1.1, whole genome shotgun sequence, the window tctgaatggcttaaaaaaacaaattggttttggagtggccgagtcgaagtccagacttgaatccgatggGAATGCACTGGTTTGACCTTAAAAAGACCCTTCATGCTCGagaaccctccatttttgctgaattcaaacaattctgcaaggaagagtgggccagaatatctccacagagatgtaaaaGACTCATTACCAGTTattgaaaatgcttgatttcagttgttgctgctgaggatggcccaaccagttatgaATGGAGGTTTAGCGGGCCattacgttttcacacagggccaggtaacggaatgttttttttttttttacttaataaataaaaaaaaaaaaaagacaacaggtCATAGAGTAAACATTCTCAAGAATGTACTTGCTTGAGAAATAAAAATTTCcattcttatttgttttttgtctttattaaagtggtcagtgaaaatgcagtttccatAATGCTTTATAGTAGAATGTTGAAGGGTACTCCACCTCCAATTTGTTgggatttcaaaacaatttttccCAAAATAATAGGAATTGAGTTGATCGGTTCCTTTTTGTTTATTGTACAGGCAATCTTTTgagtaactttttaaaaattattaatggCTAAACAAAttcataaataaattacaatactaATGAATTTGATTTACATAGCACCCTTCAAGGAACCCAAGGATGCTTTAACAAAACAGTCAAAGCACTCTCTTAACCTGAGTGTGTAGGCGGCCATAATAAAAGGTGTGCATCTAatcttttaacattcttaactgttagacaaatgttaaaaaaaaaaaaaaagagttgatcAATCTAAAAAGTTGACAAGTGACAAAAGTCAGTGACTCGCTAGCCAGTGGTTGGTACTAGCACCTAATGTTAGCAGTTGTATTTTAAGGTCTCGTGAGATTTGAGTCTTGCGGGCTATGTTTACTTGTGTGACCTCCATTTTgtattgaaaaaatgtttttttaaaactaaaaataaattgtttgacTATTGAGGTATTCACAATTTTGTacggtatatttaatattacgTCAGTGTACTGTTCAATGATCAGTTAAGTAGTTTTCAACTTTGCAAATGTTTATCTGTTGCTTTTATCTTGCTGTTCATGTAAGTACAAACCATTTCTGAAGTAGTTCCACAGCTCTTGTCCAGTACAGTGTGTAGTTAAACAACCTGGGTTTTACAGCTGCCTGAAGTAACTTGAGTCTTCTTATTAGGGGTATGCCAACAACTCAGCTATTGTTTCATTATTTCGTCAGGTTGCTTGCGCTGTGAGTCAGCATTGATGTCAGTCACACTGTTCCACCTTTTGACTTTTGAAACAATTTTCACCTGCTGCCGTTAGCAGATGCAAATGAGTAATTGGTAATATACAGCAATAGAACAGCAATACAAATAGAAATAACACGTCGCTTAGTAAGGATAAACTTTCCCAGTGTTACCATATTATTAATTTCTCAACTTTTTTATGTCCTAGTGTCCCTGCGCTGGATGAATTTGCCTCCAGTGAGGCCCGTGGGACATGAACGTGCTCGTGAAGTGCCATACATGCGCTATGGTCACACAGCAGTGCTCCTGGATGAGACCATCTACTTGTGGGGGGGACGCAATGACACAGAGGGGGCCTGCAATGTGCTTTATGCATTTGATATCAGTAAGTAGATACCACTCAGAATATGTCTGCAAACATTTCTGCACAGATAGTGTTTAGCTTCCTTTAGggtaataatgatgatgatgtataTCAGGAgagtccttttttaaaaatgttattttaatataaaaatccAACTTTGTAACACATTAATGGCTTGTTGGATAGTGCGTTGGGTGAATAATTAGCATgtgtgcttcacagttctgaggttcggtgATTCAAATTACTGTTCCGGCCACCTTtatggagtatgcatgttctccctgtgctttggtgtgttttctccatttttccGTTCTTTCTCTGTATTCCGGCTTCTTCCACCattcgaaaaacatgcatgttagtttgaTCAAATACCGTcatttgttgtgtataatgtgcacccccaaagttgacctaaaaattctggaaaacccttctaccgatgtataatgcatttttaaccaatgtataatgcatttttaacaaTGCATGATTGCTActatccatatgatcaaaacataagtattttttcaaagaattattctgaagttaagcactttatttggctagtttccccactttgtttaaaataatttaaaaaatgtaccgtaatttctcgtgtataatgcgcacccatgtagaatacacacccccaaagttgacctcaaaattctggaaaacccttctacctatgtttaataaatttttactattcatgattttgcttctacccatatgaccGAAACATGAAGCAttctctgtattttgttagtatttttcaaataattattctgttgcttagcactttatttgaacacataatccttttttaatttactcgctctcattttgaaattcacagccttactttatttagtaaatgagaaaacacatagTTGTGCTTATaagtttgattacccaggcagaatttgtaagacaggtacaattctttaaagaaaacctgAAGGGCTAGGCAAAAcagatttaattttattttaatgggattcaaattaaactgtcaagtatttcagaaaagcatgatcattaaacaaaacataaccttaaagaaatgaatgattgttgttgtttcttcatatttaaaaagaataaacatTGTTTCGCAAATTCTGCCagagtatgtaaacttatgagcacaactgtacatacagtatatgcagtcatacgtaccgctgtcatattggaatgaaagtgtagactacacctttctcataacctctcggtggcggtgacattggaatgaaagtgtacagctttttcataacctctagattgcggcatacatttataaaatgtgaaagttttttccattttcccctatacatatgtataatgcgcactattgacttgacaatattttgggggaaaaaatgcgcattatcaACAAGAAATTCTGGTACTCCAAATTGTTGGTGAATACTCCAAATTAGGGATGTCCGgatcacactttttttgtgtccgggtctttcattttaattatctGCTGATACCTCAGCATTGcgttaagaaaaaaagtgtgtgcatCCAAATTTCAAAGTTGGATCTTTTTTTGCTCTAAATTTGATGATACACATACTGTTTTGAACTACTCAAAATGTGTATTGGCCCAACTCGGGAAacttatgtttttgtctttttttttccgtAATGAAACTCCTCATTTGAGTAACGAGGGTAAGTAGCAGGTAATATTAGCAAACATGTAATATAACCATATGACATTTATGCAAATAGAATGTTAACACTAAGTCTATTACCCTAAAAAATGTGCAGGAcgattaataatttattttcatgtaattaTATGGTGcagttatacaaccccaattccaatgaagttgggacgttgtgttaaacataaaaacagaatacaattatttgcaaatcatgttcaacctatatttaattgaatacgctacaaagacaagatatttaatgttcaaactgataaagttgattgtttttcgcaaataatcattaacttagaattttatggctgcaacacgttccaaaaaagatgggacagggtggcaaaaaagacctatttggaacatcctacaggtgaacaggctaattgggagaaggtgggtgccatgattgggtataaaaggagcttccctcaattgctcagtcattcacaagcaaagattgggcgaggttcacctctttgtgaataagtgcgtgagaaaatagtcgaacagtttaaggacaaggttcctcaacgtacaattggaaggaattttgggatttcatcatctacgatccataatatcatcaaaaggttcagagaatctggagaaatcactgcatgtaagcggtaaggccaaaaaccaacattgaatgcccgtgaccttcgatccctcaggcggcattgcatcaaaaaccgaaatcaatgtgtaaaggatatcaccacatgagttcaggaacacttcagaaaaccaatgtcagtaaataacaacaaaacaattgctAACCTGTCTGAcattctccacacacacacacagatatgcaCAGATGTTACCTGAGTGTTGCCAAAGGGACCGAAGGTGGGTCTAAAATAGCGATgaaaaaaagacttgctttggaaaatacttgtTGCTGTCTGgagaacccacttttatacaaaaaaacacatgggtaagacatgtttgtttttatttatggccACTTTCTTTTTCATCAATAAGATCGCGTTTTTGATTGcctacaattctttttttttttttttttatataacctgtcctgttcagctgaatggccttgcagaatggtgggtCTGTATGACATttgtgccggaacagttttgctgtgcaataggggagtttgaaatactccctctgcttatttaaaatgttttaaattattctgatgcttattgaaaatgcagctcgacagaaaagggttttagggaacagacagagggacagagaggacaaggggaataggggtggtAACCACAgtagaacaatagttagaccacagatatttgagcacaagtaacaATACTTGTTTGTAGATGGGGgggacacgcgcacacacacacgcatacacacacacacacacacggtgtttGATGTCCTTGGTTAGGAAGAGGCCAAATGGAGacaattgtctttgtgtgtgtatcggccctcagttttttgttttttttatgtgcctgGCTTGCGCACCTTTCACGATGCGCAATCTCACATccagacttctgacacacccatCCTGAGTAACCTGCGATTTTGTATACAACCAACAAAAGAGTGGTGAGTCTGAGTCTGAGACTGGCTGTAGAGCATGGAGTTTTCCCCAATACTTGTGAATGTCATTCAAATCCATTCGAGAAATACGAAAAGcacactttaaatatgaaattttTTTAAGTAGCGCAGTAGCGCATGTGTCGTTGTGAGACGTGTGCATAAAAAACACATCCTCTCCTTCAAAGTGAGAGGATGTGTTTTTTATTCTATAtgaaatgatccatccatccattttctgagccgcttctcctcactagggtcgcgggcgtgctggagcctatcccagctgtcatcgggcaggaggcagggtacaccctgaactggttgccagccaatcgcagggcacatacaaacaaacaaccattctcactcacgttcacacctacgggcaatttagagttttcaattaacgtgcatgttttggggatgtgggaggaaaccggagtgcccggagaaaacccatgcaggcatggggagaaaatacaaactccacacaggcggggccggggattgaaccccgctcctcagaactgtgaggctgacgctctaaccagtcgcccaccgtgccgcttataTGAAAttaatccaataaaagtaatttaatccgACTACTGTGCTTATGATGACTGAACGCATGTTTGGAGGCCCATCAGTAAAAAAGGGATAGATCAGTGTTACCCAAGCTTCCTTGCAACACAGACCAGGCGAATTACTTTAACATATTGTACGACTGACAtagaagtaaaataataataataataaaaattctaTATCTAACTCACCACTGCGCCATTACGATGGCTGTAGTTGTAGTAATAGTGGGAGCCCTGCAAAACTCTTAAGCTTCAAGCAGCCTGTTTGAAGTGGAAGAGCTCCTCGCACTTGcagaggtgaaaaaaaacaaacgtctgGTGGAACCAATATTGTTCTCCAAATAATATGCTCTAATATGCCGACGTTCTGCCGTCGGCGTAACACTCTGCTTGCTTTTTACCAGTGGTTTGACGTAAAGTGTTGCAAATTAATGTAAGCTATCCCTGTGTTGTAGATACCCACAGATGGTTCACACCCAGAACCTCTGGGACAGTTCCAGGGGCAAGAGATGGCCACTCTGCCTGCGTTCTGTTGAAGGCGATGTATATATTTGGAGGATACGAGCAGCTGGTGAGTCTTTGTCCCGCTTCCTTTTGGGTCTGGTGAATGGTCATAAATAGGGATgtttgataccacttttttaataatttcactgtgtactttttactcctactcaagtaattttttggaggactactatttactttacttgagtcacattagtatcaagtaacagtactcttacttttGAGGACGTTTGTCTGCTCTACCcccctctggagcggacatcctctattgctactcttacgtttaagcaacatttttgctcatcagatcagccagtgtggtatttgttgtgctggtcttttgtattttcgcgttgacgTGCCGCGGGTTggggccctggttgtggtcccaagtggaaccacgaagcacacgtaacatcggcgacaagaccTGATCTgatagtacattttgtattaattaggaaacgcggctACAatgatctaattagtttactgatgttaatgttaaatgtattagaCAACGGAGCGCcgttaaggattatgtcacaacacagaatgaactaacttcaaattcagaaatggccaataaaaacagaaaaatattgtacttattttcctggaggatgcatttgggattagacagacaatgattttagtcaattattttctagaatgagagtgcttaaagaggaggatgctattcatatGACACAACTTGCAGCAggcctttttcatgcctttggtgtttgcatgtctgataaATTAGGAAACACGGCTACAATTATCCAATTAGTTttcggatgttaatgttaaagcGACGGAGccatgttagggattatgtcacaacacagattgaactaacttcaaattcagaaatggacaataaaaacagaaaaatactggaCTTAATATCTTCCTGAAGGAGGCGTTTCTGATtaattagcctttgaagttggtaatagtgaaaaatgaagtgaaacggACAATacttttagtcaattattttccagaatgagagtgcttaaagaggaggatgctattcatgtggcacagcttgaagctggcATCATGTGCAgttggagatgggcctggctcacgTTGGAGGCTAGAAcataaaagcaaagaaatgaggcaaatgtaattttaatcttaaatttgtacatcaacatgtacttgagcagtgtaaataagtttttctgcgagataatatttttctttttttttttttgcgccttATCGTATACTctttagagtcttccagattgcttaatttaaaataaaaaaacattcatgcatttttttctgctgcTCTTTAGGCCGACTGCTTCTCCAATGACATCCACAAGCTGGACACCACTACCATGCACTGGTCTTTAATTGATACCGTGGTGAGTTGAAAAATAATTGTCTATCTTTCTACCAATACTTGTAAAACAGGTGGCGATATCTGTTAGGACTTTGAAACCAGAGGGTCACGGATCATGTCCTGCTGCAGACAAAATTTAAACTAGTTGTTGGAGAAAAGCTAGTCTGCTTCCTTACTACTTTTGAGGTGCCTTCGAGCAAAGCATTGACCCCATTCTTTAGCTTAAGAAGTGCTGCAATGTTTGTGTGCTCCTCTCACTCgccttgcatgtgtgtgatctggttcaCTGTGTGGTGTGGAACACACAGACTGTATTCAGCAGAATGCAAGTTGAATTTTCCCCTGAGGAATTATcagtataataaattaaaattaaattaaatcacaTCACAATTCATAACGTTGGTTAGTTAGCACTTTGCTACATAAGCCATATCTAGATGCTGATTAAAGAGCATGATTATTTCACTGGTTTACCAGGGACTGGTCACAGTAGTGAAAGTCACTCAAAAATGTGCATTTCGTTCATGCAATCTTAAAAATGGCACTAGTTTTGAGAAATATCAGTATTCTAGCGAGAGGAACGTCCACCATAATCTAATGAAGATATGTTTAAAGTTAAACCACATGATAGACCTTTTTATTGTCCAGTCCAAGTAGCACAATTCTTGTCAATCGGCATCTTAGTACTGTACATCTCATTTGCCACATGTAATTATATAGGATTATAAGAGTGGAGTGCTACTAGTCCAGATTTTGATAATACATTCACATAATAGGGCAATAATACATCAATTCAAAATTTCAACATATATATTCTTCTGGATGTATATTTGAACATAGACTCCTATTACAGATTattattgtatactgtataatgcaGGTCACTGATTTAACTTAGTTCAGTTTGAACTTTCAGGTGAAATTCAATGAAACTGGATTCTACTTGTTTTCTATGTTCTAACTGCAACGTAAGATTTTTGCAAAGTCCACCTAAACAGCTTTGGTGTCGTCATTAACAATGTCCAGTAGGTGGCACAATTTCCATTCAAGTTTCATCTTAGTGGAAAGATTTGTAATTACcagtgtgaggataagcggtacagaaaatgaatgaattaatgttgttttggaagatatgaaataaaatattattattcctattttttgcaaatgtactgTTTCTTGCCTTCAGGGCATTCCAGCAAGCTGGCGGGACTTCCACTCAGCAACCATCATCgggacaaaaatgtttgtatttggaGGGCGAGGAGACCACTTTGGTCCATTCCACTCCAACAATGAGATCTACTGCAACAAGATAGAAGTGTTTGATACGCAGACCAATAGGTGGCTGAGCACACCCCCGACACAGCTGTTACCTGATGGACGCAGAAGTCACTCAGCCTGTAAGAAACTCATTCAGTGTGCTCAGCACAGAACTGATAATTAGCTGCAAATCTTGCAGTTTGTCTCTGCGGGGTGTTATGTTATTAATGCAAATATTATGCATCTTCATAATCAGTGGCTAATATGGTTTCCCTCTTGTCCATGTGGTGTGTAGTTTGCTACAAAGGGGAGCTGTACATATTTGGGGGATACAATGCCGATTTGGACCAGCACTTCAATGATCTCTGGAAATTCAGTCCAGGTGATGCTTTATGTATTTTTCAGAtgcttaccccccccccctcattttggctcccatgtttgtttttcctaTATACAATTGTGGCCCATCTGCAGTGATGATAGCCAATGGTGTCTTTTTGTTTATATTGACCTACTTTCCTGTTTCTTCAAGCCTCTCCCTCATATTACACACATTGTTGTTAGTGGGACAATGTGGATATGTTTGTAGTCAATTTGCTGTACTATATACATTGACAGTTGGGATGTGTGATATGAATATAACGAACCATAAAAGGCCTTTCTAGGCTGAATTACAAATGTGCAGAGGCAGTCATAGCATTTAATCTTGTGCCGCTAGATGGCACCACTGCAGTTGCAATCCAAATTAAGCAGGTCTTCAAGGCCTGGTGCCATAGAGATGCTGTTGGCTACACTTGTTTGACGACATTTGCATCCTTACAGTAGATATTAACTCGTCTCACTCATGTTCAAATTCCATATTATTGTGAAGATAAATcagttttttaaactttttatttcattcattctttgttaatgttaaatgggctttcacttgtatCTCTTTTCCACCTTTAAGGTACTCAAATTGCTTTAACAGTGACTCCTTATTCACTTACTGATGACACAGCATCAGCagcaactgggggttcagtatTTTGCTCAAGGACATTTCAACATGGTCTCTAGGGCTGAGGGTATAACCCACAACCTTCGGGTAGGAAGACGACCACTCCACCAGTTGAGCCATGCCGCCCCGTTTAttgaacctttatttatccaggtagggcaactga includes:
- the klhdc3 gene encoding kelch domain-containing protein 3 isoform X1; this translates as MLRWSVHLEGGPRRVNHAAVAVGHKVYTFGGYCSGEDYETLRQIDVHVFNTVSLRWMNLPPVRPVGHERAREVPYMRYGHTAVLLDETIYLWGGRNDTEGACNVLYAFDINTHRWFTPRTSGTVPGARDGHSACVLLKAMYIFGGYEQLADCFSNDIHKLDTTTMHWSLIDTVGIPASWRDFHSATIIGTKMFVFGGRGDHFGPFHSNNEIYCNKIEVFDTQTNRWLSTPPTQLLPDGRRSHSAFCYKGELYIFGGYNADLDQHFNDLWKFSPEAFLWTKVKPKGKGPCPRRRQCCCMVGDRIILFGGTSPCPEQGMGDEFDLMDHSDLYILDFSPNLKTLCKIAVIQYSLEQSGLPHDIRWELSAMTTNSNISRPIVSPHG
- the klhdc3 gene encoding kelch domain-containing protein 3 isoform X3 yields the protein MLRWSVHLEGGPRRVNHAAVAVGHKVYTFGGYCSGEDYETLRQIDVHVFNTVSLRWMNLPPVRPVGHERAREVPYMRYGHTAVLLDETIYLWGGRNDTEGACNVLYAFDINTHRWFTPRTSGTVPGARDGHSACVLLKAMYIFGGYEQLADCFSNDIHKLDTTTMHWSLIDTVGIPASWRDFHSATIIGTKMFVFGGRGDHFGPFHSNNEIYCNKIEVFDTQTNRWLSTPPTQLLPDGRRSHSAFCYKGELYIFGGYNADLDQHFNDLWKFSPGIQHQVPPKDSSTERPVHFPLSCNKGFREVLGH
- the klhdc3 gene encoding kelch domain-containing protein 3 isoform X2 — translated: MLRWSVHLEGGPRRVNHAAVAVGHKVYTFGGYCSGEDYETLRQIDVHVFNTVSLRWMNLPPVRPVGHERAREVPYMRYGHTAVLLDETIYLWGGRNDTEGACNVLYAFDINTHRWFTPRTSGTVPGARDGHSACVLLKAMYIFGGYEQLADCFSNDIHKLDTTTMHWSLIDTVGIPASWRDFHSATIIGTKMFVFGGRGDHFGPFHSNNEIYCNKIEVFDTQTNRWLSTPPTQLLPDGRRSHSAFCYKGELYIFGGYNADLDQHFNDLWKFSPDLLKSSDVLGLSLGNTDFQLPPKSFYRVEIWRLAMPLQDLEMLLTTYKNLSAQQISLSCPN